The Fimbriimonas ginsengisoli Gsoil 348 genome window below encodes:
- the msrB gene encoding peptide-methionine (R)-S-oxide reductase MsrB, with protein sequence MVKSISLLAFAIAIGCATAATSGPIDGLAKVTSKTKFAVTKADAEWKRTLAPDAYLILRKADTERAYSGKYWDFHGKGTYLCAACDLELFSSDDKFDSQTGWPSFTREIKHGRTLTRTDLSDGMERDEVVCSRCGSHLGHVFDDGPEPTHLRFCMNSPALKFKPKKSAPGP encoded by the coding sequence ATGGTTAAGTCAATTTCACTCCTCGCCTTCGCAATCGCCATCGGCTGCGCTACCGCCGCCACCTCCGGGCCTATCGATGGACTGGCCAAGGTTACGAGCAAGACCAAGTTCGCCGTAACCAAAGCCGACGCCGAATGGAAGCGGACGCTCGCGCCGGATGCCTACCTCATCCTGCGAAAGGCGGATACCGAGCGCGCCTATTCCGGCAAGTACTGGGATTTCCACGGCAAGGGAACCTACCTTTGCGCGGCCTGCGACCTGGAGCTGTTCAGCAGCGACGATAAGTTCGATAGCCAAACCGGGTGGCCAAGCTTCACCCGCGAGATCAAACACGGGCGCACTCTCACCCGAACCGACCTGAGCGACGGAATGGAGCGAGACGAGGTCGTCTGCTCGCGATGCGGCAGCCACCTCGGCCACGTCTTCGACGATGGCCCCGAGCCCACCCATCTCCGCTTCTGCATGAATTCCCCGGCTCTCAAGTTCAAACCGAAGAAATCAGCTCCCGGTCCGTAA
- a CDS encoding RNA recognition motif domain-containing protein, with translation MANKTLYVGNLPYTATEGQLTTYFSVYGATNARIVEGRGFGFVDIDPAQLETAIADKHNSSMDGRTLTVNEAKPREPRSNSGGGGGGYGGGRDSYSGGGSSGGGGGRGGRW, from the coding sequence ATGGCAAACAAAACACTCTACGTCGGCAACCTGCCGTACACCGCGACCGAAGGTCAGCTCACCACCTACTTCAGCGTCTACGGCGCCACCAACGCCCGTATCGTCGAAGGACGCGGCTTCGGATTCGTTGACATCGATCCGGCTCAGCTCGAGACGGCGATCGCCGACAAGCACAACTCTTCGATGGACGGACGAACCCTTACCGTCAACGAGGCCAAGCCTCGCGAGCCCCGCAGCAATAGCGGCGGCGGTGGTGGTGGTTACGGCGGCGGCCGCGACTCCTACAGTGGCGGCGGCAGCAGTGGCGGCGGCGGCGGCCGTGGCGGTCGCTGGTAA
- a CDS encoding serine hydrolase domain-containing protein, protein MSRYLVLFAFTLLPVNDVVAQDIPKNDPLLNRPRIKAAIDASNHDKTEKGVRLLRAVAASKRSTVSERYAAHALLGIAALMDKKEAEAGREIGIAAKLFSSTGLPKDYWLQNAIAPYAEILRPSGGGKFAVTIRSASALKAVGVDPEALKTLAADAEKSHSDSLVVWRDGKPLLEAHTGTAPRRMELASVTKSISSSAVMLLLDDHKIDSIDQPLSDFFPQWRNIPANAPETVRRRSHITLRHVLGHTSGIETEFSDGKIPMQPNAFRYALESPVVTEPGQVFNYNNRAANLVSGLVRRITGLTLQAFLKKRIFDPLAIDDYFWMQDRAGNGYVYGGLSLRANDLAKIGQLLLDGGVWQGRRLISRDRIEQFTIRSSQARVSSCALFWWIDESNHLYRLNEAQLAEWRKEGISEKVLASLQVLRGKWLNHTDFEDMLRPNFSDYRVFGEWYKKSDWTKADRIAAPDPDGFNGNGSLGQYLVVVPNSRLVVVRQISRFSHKSDADDFPGFAARVQSLVHQ, encoded by the coding sequence ATGTCTCGATACCTTGTGCTTTTCGCATTTACTCTGCTGCCGGTCAACGACGTCGTTGCGCAGGACATACCAAAAAACGATCCCCTGCTGAATCGGCCACGTATCAAAGCCGCCATAGACGCATCGAATCACGACAAAACCGAGAAGGGAGTCCGGCTCCTCAGAGCCGTCGCCGCCTCCAAACGGAGTACCGTCTCCGAGCGTTATGCCGCGCATGCCCTCCTCGGGATCGCGGCCTTGATGGACAAGAAGGAGGCGGAGGCGGGGCGTGAGATCGGCATTGCCGCGAAGCTATTTTCGTCTACTGGGTTGCCGAAAGACTACTGGCTGCAAAACGCTATTGCGCCGTACGCTGAGATCCTAAGACCGTCCGGTGGAGGAAAGTTCGCGGTGACGATTCGTTCTGCTTCCGCGCTCAAAGCGGTCGGGGTCGACCCCGAAGCGCTGAAGACGCTGGCCGCCGACGCTGAAAAGTCCCACTCGGACTCGCTCGTGGTTTGGAGAGACGGTAAACCGCTTTTAGAAGCGCACACCGGCACAGCGCCTCGCCGCATGGAGTTGGCGTCGGTCACGAAGTCGATCAGTAGCTCAGCGGTGATGCTGCTTCTGGACGACCACAAGATCGATTCCATCGATCAGCCGCTCTCCGACTTCTTCCCCCAGTGGCGAAACATCCCGGCTAACGCGCCGGAAACCGTGCGTCGACGCTCCCACATCACCCTACGGCATGTGCTGGGCCACACGTCGGGAATCGAGACCGAGTTCTCGGACGGCAAGATTCCAATGCAGCCGAACGCCTTCCGGTATGCCCTAGAGAGCCCGGTCGTCACCGAGCCGGGCCAGGTGTTCAACTACAACAACCGCGCCGCGAACCTCGTCTCGGGATTGGTTCGCCGCATCACCGGGCTTACCCTGCAGGCATTCCTCAAGAAGCGCATTTTCGATCCGCTCGCCATCGACGACTACTTTTGGATGCAGGATCGGGCCGGGAACGGCTACGTTTATGGCGGCCTGTCCCTCAGGGCAAACGACCTCGCCAAAATCGGACAGTTGCTCCTCGACGGCGGGGTCTGGCAGGGGAGACGGCTCATTAGCCGGGACCGGATCGAACAGTTCACGATCCGTTCGAGTCAAGCTCGCGTGTCGAGTTGCGCGCTCTTCTGGTGGATCGACGAATCCAACCACCTGTACCGCCTCAACGAAGCGCAGCTCGCCGAATGGCGGAAAGAGGGGATTTCTGAAAAGGTCCTGGCGTCGTTGCAGGTTCTCCGTGGAAAGTGGCTGAACCACACGGACTTTGAGGACATGCTCCGTCCGAACTTCTCCGATTATCGGGTTTTTGGGGAGTGGTACAAGAAGTCGGATTGGACTAAAGCCGATCGTATCGCCGCACCCGATCCGGACGGGTTCAACGGCAACGGCTCGCTAGGGCAATATCTGGTCGTAGTTCCGAACAGCCGCCTCGTTGTCGTTCGCCAAATCAGTAGGTTCAGTCACAAGAGCGACGCTGACGATTTTCCTGGATTCGCGGCTCGCGTCCAGTCTTTGGTCCACCAGTAG